ACAGCAACCGGACTTGGTCAAAACGGATTTGGCGCTGCATCCAGCGTTGGATTAAATGTAACTGGTGCAATCATTGTTGAAATTATTTTAACATTTGTATTTGTATTTACAGTCCTTGGAGTTACTAAAAAAGCAGAAAATGGTGCAGTTGCAGGTATTGTAATTGGTTTAACACTTGCATTCGTACACATTATGGGAATCCCATTAACTGGAACTTCAGTTAACCCAGCACGTAGTATTGCACCAGCATTATTCATTGGTGGACAAGCTCTCCAACAAGTTTGGGTATTTATTGTAGCACCAATTATCGGAGCAATCATTGCAGGTACCTTATTCAAAGGTTTAACCTCAGAGGATAACTAAATCCTCTATTTTTTTCTTTTTTTAAATTTTAATACTTCCTATGTAAGTATATCCCTTAAGTTCATCAAAATTATCTTTAATTTTAAATTCGAATGTGTTTTCATTAGCTATATACATATGACTAATAGCTATTCCCATATCAATAGGATTCCATCTTTTAAGAAGCTGTCTTTTAATAATATTCTGTTTAACCTGATAGACATCAAAACCATCCACAGTATGCTTAAAATACCATGGCTGTGAGTTCATTGCAGACGGAGCAAGCTGTGCTGGAATTAATGACTCATCGACTTCATCAGAGATTTTAGATAAATTATTTCTTTTAAATTCATCTAAAATTCTTGTCATATCATCAGATTTTCCAAATGAAATAAGAATTACAAATTCAGAGTCCTTCTTTTTAGGTGATCCAAGTCCTAACCAGCAACTACCAATACCCTGACTTTGAAGATAAAGACAAAGCTGTTGGAATATAAAACCAGCATTTACCATGTAATTTTCTTTTATCTCACTATATATTGCCAAATAATATGGTGCTTTAAAATGCATTTTACTGCTAACTTCATTTTGTTTTAAAAATTCATAACGATATTTAATATCCTCATTTAAAGGTTTTACATTACTCATAAATTCGTCAATTAAATCCAAATTAACAGGTTCATCTAGATATTTACGGCACGATTTTCTGAGATATATTTGTTCTTCTAATTTCACTAAACCACCATTTTAAGTTGATATTTATTAAGATTTAAATAATATCTATAAAATATACTATATATAAGGTGAATATATGAAAATTGTAATAGCAATCGGAGGATCAATTTTACTTAAAGAATATGATTGTAAAAAATTCCAAGAATATAGTGCTATTTTAAAAGATTTAGCAAAAGAACACAAATTATTCGTCGTTGTAGGTGGTGGAAAACCAGCTAGGGAATATATTGGCGTAGTTCGTGACTTAGGTGCTGGTGAAGCACAATGCGATGACATTGGAATTGAAGTAACAAGAATTAATGCTAAGTTAATGTTAACTGCACTTGGAGATGCTGCGTATCAAAGAGTACCTCACAATTTCCAAGAAGCATTAGAATTCTCAGCTACTGGAAAAATAATTGTAATGGGTGGAACTGAACCTGCACACAGTACTGATGCAGTATCTGCAATTTTAGCAGAATATATTCAAGCAGACAAGCTCATTAACTTAACTTCAGTAGATGGAATGTATACTAAAGATCCAAATAAATTCGATGATGCAGAACTTGTTCCTGAAATTACTGCAACTGATTTACTTGAATTCTTAAGCGGTAAAGATGTAAAAGCAGGAACTTACGAATTCTTTGACACAACTGCAGTTCAAATGATTAAAAGATCAAACTTAGAAACCGTAATTACCAATGGTTTTGAACCTGAAAACTTAATCAAAGCAGTTAATGGTGAAACCGTAGGAACTAAAGTTATCAATGAATAGGTGATTTTGTGGATAATCTTGTTGATATTGGCCTTAATTTAATGCATTCTTCATTTAAAAAAGATAGAATCGAAATAATTGAAGAAGCAAAAAAAGTAGGTGTTAATCAATTCATTATCACAGGAACCAATATACAATCAAGCCAAATGGCGGCCCAATATGCATCACAGTATCCTGAAACTTTATTTTCAACATCTGGAGTACATCCACATGATGCAAAAACATGTGATGAGACTACAATGGGTAAAATTGAAAAAATAGCTGAAAATGACTGTGTTGTTGCTATTGGAGAATGCGGTCTTGATTATAACAGAAACTTTTCACCACAAGATGTTCAAAGAAAATGGTTTGAAGCGCAAATCGAAGTCGCAGAAAAGCTAGAAATGCCACTATTCTTACATGAACGTGAAGCACACGAAGATTTATACAACATTTTAAAAAGACATGAAAGTGTTGTTGAAAAATCAGTAGTCCACTGTTTTACAGGAACAAAACAAGAAGCACAGAATTATATTGATTTAGGTTGTTATATTGGTGTTACCGGATGGATTTGTGACATGAAAAGAGGAAAAGACCTTCAAGAAGCAGTTAGTGTAATTCCTCCTGAAAAATTAATGATTGAAACAGATGCACCATTTCTAATACCAAAAAACTTTGACTTTAAACCAAAGAAAAACAGAAATGAACCAAAATATTTACCTCATATTCTTGAAACAATCGCATATTACATGGAGATTGATTCACAAGAACTTAAAAAACAAGTTAGTAAAAATACTAAAAAATTCTTTAAAATTTAAGGAGATGAAAAAATGGCAGTAGAACCTCACAAACATTGTCCAATATGTGGAACCCCAATTCCTTTAAACGAACTTGTATGCTCATCAGATTGTCAAAAAGTCTGGGATGCAAGATTAGCACAAACTAAAAAGACCAGAATGGTCTTATACGCAGTTATTGCACTCTTCTTAATCGTTTGGGCTATAATGAATTTTTATAAATAGTGATATAATGATTTTAACCTCATCAAACACTCTTGTTACAAAAGAGATAATTGAATACAGAGGTTTAGTTACCGGTGAATCACTCATCGGTGCTAATATCTATAAAGATTTATTCTCAGGTGTTCGTGACGTTGTAGGTGGAAGAACATCAAAATATGAAGAAGAATTGAAAAAAGCAAGAGATATAGCTTTAAAAAGTATGGAAGAAAAAGCTGAAAATTTAGGTGCCAATGCAATAATTGGACTTAAAATATCTTACGATAATCTTGGTGGTACTATGGGAAATACAATTCTTGTAACCGCATATGGTACTGCTGTAAAGTGTGAATAAAATGAAACTAGAATGGTCAAAACCTGAAAATTTCAGACAGAAAGTTATATGTATCTTGTTTGGTACTGTTGTAGGTACTATAACATACATGATCTTTTTATATTTGAATCTTGCAATTTTCGGTTGGAATTTAGGATTAGCTGTTGCTCCATTACTCGCAGGATATGCCGAGACCATTCTTGCAGAAAAAATAATGAAAACAGACACTGGAGCAATAAGTGCATTTATCCTTTTTGTAGGGACAACATGCTACAGTTTTATTTTAGTAAACCCATCTCTTGGAGCTAATTTCATCACTTTTGGATCAATTACAGTCATATTACAGGCTGCTTTTCCAACTTTAGTAAATTATATTCTGTTTGGTATAATAATCGGGATTGTATTTTATATTTTAAGATTTATTAAAAGAACAATTGAAAAAATTTATTATATACTTAAAGCCCCCATATACAAATACATTCTTAAAAAACCGCTTGAAGTTAAAACCAAGAAAATTGTAGAATATGATGAAATTAAACATAATGAAGAAATCAATAGCTTAGATTTCATATTTATGACAAGTACTGATGTTTCAGACAAATATCTTATTAACGTCGGACAGTTCCAGTCTACAGTAATCATAGAAAAAGATCCGGAATTGCTTGATTTGGATTTAAAAGAAAGAGAGGTTAATACATTAAATACTCTAAAACAAGGAAAACATGAATGTTTAATCAATTTAACTACCAAAATCAAAGCTGCTGGTGGAAATGGAGTTATTGACCTTGATATCCAGTACAGTTTAATCGGACTTGGTGGTGAAAGTTACCAAATCAGTGCAATGGGAATGGGCGTATATATAAAATAAGTTAAAAAATTAACTTATTTCTTTTAATCTTTTTTTATATTCAGTATTTTTCTTACAATTCATAATAGCTTTTTTTAAAATGTCTATTTCTGCATTGACATTTCCCTGTTTTTGATATATGGCAATTAATGAATCGTATGTTTTTGAAGAATCAGGTAGCGTATAGAGTACCTGCTTATATAAATCAATAGCTTCATCAAATAAACCCTTATTTTCAAGGTATTGTGCCTCATTAATCATATAAGAAATATTTTTAAATTTGGATTCTTTTTTAGGTTTTGTTTTCCCTTTAACATTTCTTAATTTCCCAAAAATATCTTTAGCCATATCTTCATCAAAATTTTTCCCAACTTTCCTATTATCACTCATTAAATCACCTTAAGGTAATATAGATAACATTTTCAATGCCATATATAAAATTACAACAGAAAATATCATTTTTAGCTTTTTTTGAGGAACTTTATGTGCCATTTTCGCACCAACAGAAGCCATTGGTACAGAAAAACATGCAATTAAGACAAAATTGATAATACTTACATATCCAATGGAATATGGAAATGTACTTACTCCAAAACCTGAAATCATGTAAGATATAAATCCTCCAATTGCAGTTAGGCTAATGAATATTGAAGAAGTTCCAATAGCTTCAATTATTGAAAATCCAAGAAGTGCTG
This Methanobacteriaceae archaeon DNA region includes the following protein-coding sequences:
- a CDS encoding MIP family channel protein, with amino-acid sequence MKRYISELIGTMVLVLFGCGSAAIAGSVLGNVGIALAFGLSIVAMAYVIGDISGCHINPAVSIGMWIDGRLETKDLVMYIVFQCIGAIIGIGLLAVIINSAPTLGGYTATGLGQNGFGAASSVGLNVTGAIIVEIILTFVFVFTVLGVTKKAENGAVAGIVIGLTLAFVHIMGIPLTGTSVNPARSIAPALFIGGQALQQVWVFIVAPIIGAIIAGTLFKGLTSEDN
- a CDS encoding nitroreductase family protein — its product is MKLEEQIYLRKSCRKYLDEPVNLDLIDEFMSNVKPLNEDIKYRYEFLKQNEVSSKMHFKAPYYLAIYSEIKENYMVNAGFIFQQLCLYLQSQGIGSCWLGLGSPKKKDSEFVILISFGKSDDMTRILDEFKRNNLSKISDEVDESLIPAQLAPSAMNSQPWYFKHTVDGFDVYQVKQNIIKRQLLKRWNPIDMGIAISHMYIANENTFEFKIKDNFDELKGYTYIGSIKI
- the pyrH gene encoding UMP kinase, which gives rise to MKIVIAIGGSILLKEYDCKKFQEYSAILKDLAKEHKLFVVVGGGKPAREYIGVVRDLGAGEAQCDDIGIEVTRINAKLMLTALGDAAYQRVPHNFQEALEFSATGKIIVMGGTEPAHSTDAVSAILAEYIQADKLINLTSVDGMYTKDPNKFDDAELVPEITATDLLEFLSGKDVKAGTYEFFDTTAVQMIKRSNLETVITNGFEPENLIKAVNGETVGTKVINE
- a CDS encoding TatD family hydrolase, yielding MDNLVDIGLNLMHSSFKKDRIEIIEEAKKVGVNQFIITGTNIQSSQMAAQYASQYPETLFSTSGVHPHDAKTCDETTMGKIEKIAENDCVVAIGECGLDYNRNFSPQDVQRKWFEAQIEVAEKLEMPLFLHEREAHEDLYNILKRHESVVEKSVVHCFTGTKQEAQNYIDLGCYIGVTGWICDMKRGKDLQEAVSVIPPEKLMIETDAPFLIPKNFDFKPKKNRNEPKYLPHILETIAYYMEIDSQELKKQVSKNTKKFFKI
- a CDS encoding DUF2116 family Zn-ribbon domain-containing protein, which encodes MAVEPHKHCPICGTPIPLNELVCSSDCQKVWDARLAQTKKTRMVLYAVIALFLIVWAIMNFYK
- a CDS encoding heavy metal-binding domain-containing protein, with the protein product MILTSSNTLVTKEIIEYRGLVTGESLIGANIYKDLFSGVRDVVGGRTSKYEEELKKARDIALKSMEEKAENLGANAIIGLKISYDNLGGTMGNTILVTAYGTAVKCE